The uncultured Cohaesibacter sp. genome window below encodes:
- a CDS encoding methyl-accepting chemotaxis protein: protein MKLKFRIWGVLLLGLVGLVVLSGAFYWGEAKKNRVMQATALGEENVAAFSLAEVGIGKIASLSEQFLQKGDPAIVGRMEDIAAHSKDELTGLGDQSNRLFGYIDDALAGAKAIVASRTVAGLNENEGLKGELRSSVKTVEAKLEEVAAADASVSVDAIMVKMLMLRRHEKDYMLRQEAKYVETFNKRTGEFQTVLAASMVPLSVKGEILPLMENYHEKFLKWVEANQDVLAKVDAYRGHTNDVANELAQLKDSADAQLELALKERASIEAQVDAIALGILIGTTLVLLGGGMLVIRSITRPIHDVTDAMSEIAKGNLDTTIPVSKQDDEIGALCAIAAILHRNVKAQKDLEAEEGAKQQRAEKEKREMMMRLADEFDSQVSGIVNAVSQSSRQLSASAQAMAAVAEQTATQAASASAASTQTMGSVQTIASATEEMTCSIAEISEQIGFASLSAQEAVGKVGSTNKQMQSLAVTASKIGEVVEMISSIAEQTNLLALNATIESARAGEAGKGFAVVAGEVKALAGQTSKATEQISRQIAEIQAATSEASHSIEDVSQVIQKVEAISSAISDAIHEQNATAQEISGNIHQAAQGTGLVNENVAQVSDASRNAGLASEDVVSAVKTLSDQSDLLKDKVTGFIARVRAM, encoded by the coding sequence ATGAAATTGAAGTTTCGTATTTGGGGGGTCTTGTTGTTGGGCCTCGTTGGTCTGGTGGTCCTGTCTGGCGCTTTCTATTGGGGTGAAGCCAAGAAGAACCGGGTCATGCAGGCGACTGCACTTGGTGAAGAGAATGTTGCCGCGTTCAGTCTGGCCGAAGTGGGGATTGGCAAGATTGCTTCGCTGTCAGAGCAGTTCCTCCAGAAAGGGGATCCTGCCATCGTCGGGCGTATGGAGGATATCGCTGCGCACAGCAAGGATGAATTGACGGGGCTTGGCGATCAGTCGAACAGGTTGTTTGGCTACATTGATGATGCCCTTGCCGGTGCCAAGGCGATTGTCGCCTCTCGCACGGTGGCAGGGCTCAATGAGAATGAGGGGCTCAAGGGCGAACTCAGGTCCTCTGTGAAGACCGTCGAGGCCAAGCTGGAAGAGGTTGCTGCTGCCGATGCTTCCGTTTCCGTCGATGCCATCATGGTCAAGATGTTGATGCTCAGGCGGCACGAGAAGGATTACATGCTGCGGCAGGAAGCCAAGTATGTTGAAACCTTCAACAAGCGGACCGGTGAATTCCAGACGGTTCTGGCTGCCTCTATGGTACCTCTGAGCGTCAAGGGCGAAATCCTGCCGCTGATGGAGAACTATCATGAGAAGTTTCTCAAGTGGGTCGAAGCCAACCAGGATGTCCTGGCCAAGGTGGATGCCTATCGTGGCCACACCAATGATGTAGCGAATGAGCTGGCTCAACTGAAGGATTCTGCCGATGCGCAGCTGGAGCTGGCGCTCAAGGAGCGAGCCTCCATCGAGGCACAGGTAGATGCGATAGCCCTGGGTATCCTGATTGGTACGACGCTTGTGCTACTGGGTGGTGGCATGCTGGTTATTCGCTCCATCACCCGCCCCATCCATGATGTCACCGATGCAATGAGTGAAATCGCCAAGGGCAATCTCGATACGACGATCCCGGTCAGCAAGCAGGACGACGAGATCGGTGCCCTCTGTGCCATCGCTGCCATCCTGCATCGCAATGTGAAGGCACAGAAGGATCTGGAAGCGGAAGAGGGAGCCAAGCAGCAGCGGGCCGAAAAAGAGAAGCGCGAAATGATGATGCGGTTGGCTGACGAGTTCGACAGCCAGGTAAGTGGCATCGTTAATGCAGTTTCCCAGTCTTCCCGTCAGCTGAGTGCCTCGGCGCAAGCCATGGCGGCGGTGGCCGAACAGACGGCTACGCAAGCAGCCTCCGCCTCGGCGGCCTCAACACAGACCATGGGCAGCGTCCAGACTATCGCTTCGGCGACCGAAGAGATGACCTGTTCCATTGCGGAGATCAGTGAGCAGATCGGCTTTGCCTCCCTGTCTGCCCAGGAAGCGGTCGGCAAGGTCGGCAGCACCAACAAGCAGATGCAGAGCCTGGCAGTAACGGCCAGCAAGATCGGGGAAGTGGTCGAGATGATTTCCTCGATTGCCGAACAGACCAACCTTCTTGCCCTCAATGCCACCATTGAATCTGCGCGTGCCGGCGAGGCAGGCAAGGGCTTTGCCGTGGTGGCCGGAGAGGTGAAGGCTCTGGCCGGGCAGACCTCGAAGGCGACGGAACAGATCTCGCGACAGATTGCCGAGATTCAGGCCGCAACCAGCGAGGCGTCCCACTCCATCGAGGATGTCAGTCAGGTCATTCAGAAGGTGGAGGCGATTTCCTCCGCGATTTCCGACGCCATCCATGAACAGAATGCGACGGCGCAGGAGATCTCCGGCAATATTCATCAGGCCGCTCAGGGAACCGGACTTGTGAACGAGAATGTCGCTCAGGTTTCCGATGCCTCCAGAAATGCCGGACTGGCATCGGAGGATGTCGTCAGCGCGGTGAAGACATTGAGCGACCAGTCCGATCTGCTCAAGGACAAGGTGACCGGCTTCATTGCGCGCGTTCGTGCGATGTAG
- the ykgO gene encoding type B 50S ribosomal protein L36: protein MKIKNSLKALAQRHRDNRMVRRKGRVYIINKKNPRFKARQG from the coding sequence ATGAAAATCAAAAATTCTCTGAAAGCACTTGCCCAGCGTCACCGTGATAACCGCATGGTTCGCCGCAAGGGTCGTGTATACATCATCAACAAAAAGAATCCACGTTTTAAAGCTCGTCAGGGCTAA
- a CDS encoding ArsB/NhaD family transporter: MEHASGIATSAVFGWSPLVVATVILIAAYFFIISEKINRAIVSLLGAGLLVLLGVLNFELVVEGIDFNTIFLLVGMMVIVAITKDSGVFQFVAIYTAKAVKANPRMLLAALATVTAVFSALLDNVTTVLLVVPVTLLLTDQLNLKAYPFLFSQIFASNIGGTSTLIGDPPNILIGSAVGLGFMDFVEWVGPISLIILIICLLFFDFIWGRKMTAAQEDKEAMMKYNAFEAIEDKVLLAKSMLTLALVLAGFIWGHGQGWEPGTIALTGAAFLLLLRSFGGKPEEQSHNVHSAFQQVEWETIFFFLGLFVLVFGVEHTGLLKIMAEKMLGLTGTNVELAGMIILGASAVLSAIVDNIPFVATMIPLIKAMQADLGGPQAIEPLWWCLSLGACLGGNGTLIGASANVMVASFAERAGQRISFMDFMKLAFPLMLFTTLLSAIFAYFVYF, encoded by the coding sequence ATGGAACACGCCAGTGGAATAGCCACGAGCGCGGTCTTCGGATGGTCGCCTCTTGTTGTGGCAACGGTAATTCTGATTGCTGCCTACTTCTTCATTATTTCTGAAAAGATCAACCGCGCCATCGTCTCCCTGTTGGGGGCCGGCCTTCTGGTCTTGCTCGGTGTTTTGAACTTCGAACTCGTCGTTGAAGGTATCGACTTCAATACGATCTTCCTTCTTGTGGGGATGATGGTGATCGTTGCGATTACCAAGGATTCCGGGGTCTTTCAGTTCGTTGCAATCTATACCGCCAAGGCGGTCAAGGCCAATCCGCGGATGCTGCTTGCTGCTCTGGCAACCGTGACGGCTGTTTTCTCTGCCTTGCTCGATAACGTGACGACCGTGTTGCTGGTTGTGCCTGTCACTCTTCTCTTGACTGACCAGCTCAATCTGAAGGCCTATCCCTTCCTGTTCTCGCAGATCTTTGCGTCCAACATCGGCGGCACCTCGACGCTGATCGGTGACCCGCCGAACATCCTGATCGGTTCCGCCGTTGGTCTGGGCTTCATGGACTTCGTTGAGTGGGTTGGCCCGATCTCCCTGATCATTCTGATCATCTGTCTTCTGTTCTTCGACTTCATCTGGGGTCGCAAGATGACTGCGGCGCAGGAAGACAAGGAAGCGATGATGAAATACAATGCCTTCGAAGCCATCGAAGACAAGGTACTTCTCGCCAAATCCATGCTGACGCTTGCTCTGGTGCTTGCTGGCTTCATCTGGGGCCATGGCCAGGGCTGGGAACCGGGCACGATCGCCCTGACCGGTGCTGCCTTCCTGCTGCTGCTGCGCAGCTTCGGTGGCAAGCCTGAAGAACAGTCTCACAACGTTCACAGCGCCTTCCAGCAGGTCGAATGGGAAACCATCTTCTTCTTCCTCGGCCTGTTCGTTCTGGTGTTCGGTGTGGAGCACACCGGCCTTCTGAAAATCATGGCTGAAAAGATGCTCGGTCTGACCGGCACCAACGTCGAACTGGCAGGCATGATTATTCTCGGTGCCTCTGCCGTGCTGTCGGCCATCGTTGACAACATTCCGTTTGTTGCCACGATGATCCCGTTGATCAAGGCGATGCAGGCCGATCTGGGCGGGCCTCAGGCCATTGAACCACTGTGGTGGTGTCTGTCGCTGGGCGCATGTCTTGGCGGTAACGGCACGCTGATTGGTGCCAGCGCCAACGTGATGGTGGCTAGCTTCGCAGAGCGTGCCGGGCAGCGCATCTCCTTCATGGACTTCATGAAGCTGGCGTTCCCGCTGATGCTCTTCACGACCCTGCTGTCGGCGATCTTTGCCTACTTCGTCTACTTCTGA
- a CDS encoding CBS domain-containing protein, producing MVDKVVSLTPDQTVEEAMAVLETRQIRTAPVLDENNIFLGMFGYESLLKQMLPVSVRMPSGLERLGFVRGAKPDIARRLRALRDKPVTEAMNRDPMVLSPDLSVWEGIRKLAKHGSPLSVVEKGTNRFLGIVTEQSAIAELERAEYSSR from the coding sequence ATGGTCGATAAAGTTGTTAGTTTGACCCCCGATCAGACTGTCGAGGAGGCTATGGCTGTTCTCGAAACACGGCAAATACGTACTGCCCCGGTTCTTGATGAAAACAACATTTTCTTGGGAATGTTTGGGTACGAGTCGCTTTTGAAACAAATGCTTCCCGTCTCCGTCAGGATGCCGTCCGGGCTTGAACGACTTGGTTTTGTGCGTGGCGCCAAACCTGATATCGCGCGTCGTCTGCGTGCGTTGCGGGACAAGCCGGTGACCGAAGCAATGAACCGGGATCCCATGGTCCTCAGCCCCGACCTGTCGGTTTGGGAGGGCATTCGCAAGCTGGCCAAACACGGCAGTCCACTGTCCGTCGTGGAGAAGGGTACGAACAGGTTTCTGGGGATCGTGACGGAGCAATCCGCCATTGCTGAACTGGAACGTGCCGAGTATTCATCCCGCTAA
- the kdsB gene encoding 3-deoxy-manno-octulosonate cytidylyltransferase — translation MSVAIVIPARYGSSRLPGKPMLPILGTSMLERVWRIAKATKGCSRIVISTEDERIIDHARSFGAEAILTPESCRNGTERSFATIKAANITEEAIINFQGDAVLTPPWVIQAMIDEFEKSQDAFDIVTPATRMSEEAIQSLAESKKINPASGTTVVFDKKYNALYFSKNILPFVRAKGFSSTYRHIGLYGYRREALEQYVALEPSPLELTEGLEQLRALEYGMTVRVVIVDYQNRTHASVDALEDIGIAEEIIRREGELVL, via the coding sequence ATGTCAGTCGCGATCGTCATTCCAGCCAGGTACGGATCAAGCCGACTTCCCGGCAAGCCAATGTTGCCCATTCTCGGAACCAGCATGCTTGAGCGCGTCTGGCGAATCGCCAAGGCCACCAAGGGCTGCAGCCGAATCGTTATCAGTACCGAAGATGAGCGAATCATCGATCACGCCAGAAGCTTTGGCGCCGAAGCCATTCTGACTCCGGAAAGCTGCCGCAACGGCACCGAACGATCCTTTGCCACCATCAAGGCTGCAAACATCACCGAAGAGGCGATCATCAACTTTCAGGGCGATGCCGTCCTGACACCGCCATGGGTCATTCAGGCCATGATCGACGAGTTTGAAAAATCGCAGGATGCTTTCGACATCGTCACCCCGGCGACCAGAATGAGCGAAGAGGCGATCCAAAGCCTTGCCGAAAGCAAGAAGATCAACCCGGCCAGTGGCACCACCGTCGTCTTCGACAAGAAATACAACGCTCTCTATTTCTCCAAGAACATCCTGCCCTTCGTCCGCGCCAAGGGCTTTTCCTCGACCTACCGCCACATCGGCCTTTATGGCTATCGCCGCGAGGCACTGGAACAGTATGTTGCGCTTGAGCCCTCGCCGCTCGAACTGACCGAAGGGCTGGAGCAGTTGCGCGCCCTCGAATATGGCATGACCGTGCGCGTCGTGATTGTCGATTACCAGAACCGGACCCACGCCTCCGTCGACGCACTTGAGGACATCGGCATTGCCGAGGAGATTATCCGCCGTGAGGGAGAGCTGGTGCTTTAG
- a CDS encoding phosphoglycerate mutase family protein yields the protein MKLVLIRHGNTFAAGDKVVWVGARSDLPLVEKGKEQAEAVGKALANSDLTPSAIYCGPLKRTVETADIAMKTAGWTDIRVTISDALREIDYGLWEARSNDDIRKDHGDDAIDGWQKNSIWPEGFGWSPDPATILANWNAMIAEIESAHGPDATAIIVTSNGILRVVSPHYGVAASQAKVGTGSMCLIEGGKVRIWNAKDLKG from the coding sequence ATGAAACTTGTGCTGATCAGGCATGGCAATACATTCGCAGCCGGCGACAAGGTCGTCTGGGTTGGCGCCCGAAGCGACCTGCCGCTGGTGGAGAAGGGCAAGGAGCAGGCCGAGGCCGTCGGCAAGGCACTCGCCAACAGCGACCTCACACCGTCGGCCATCTACTGCGGCCCGCTCAAACGCACTGTCGAGACCGCCGACATCGCCATGAAGACTGCCGGCTGGACCGACATCCGCGTCACCATCAGTGACGCCTTGAGGGAAATCGACTACGGCCTCTGGGAAGCCAGATCCAACGATGACATCCGAAAGGACCACGGCGATGACGCCATCGACGGCTGGCAGAAAAACAGCATCTGGCCGGAAGGCTTCGGATGGAGCCCCGATCCGGCAACGATCCTTGCCAACTGGAACGCCATGATCGCCGAGATCGAATCCGCCCATGGCCCGGACGCCACGGCAATCATCGTCACCAGCAACGGCATTCTGAGGGTTGTCTCGCCGCACTATGGCGTCGCAGCCAGCCAGGCCAAGGTCGGCACCGGCTCCATGTGCCTCATCGAAGGAGGCAAGGTGAGGATCTGGAACGCCAAGGACCTCAAAGGCTGA
- a CDS encoding ABC transporter substrate-binding protein, which produces MRYGTRRSLTLKDARQSKPQLPHARKKEALMISPLKLMALAAALSVSVSASTAFAAGPCATGKTLQDGTLTIATGNPAYFPWVIDDAPESGKGFEAAVAYAVADKMGFDADHVSWVRASFDESIQPGAKNFDVNMQQFSITADRDKVVDFSEPYYTSAMAVLTTKAIVEGGAKPTLDSLRKLKWGAQASTTAVPMLVGLVDPDSDPMLYNDNADVSAALQAGQIDAALFDLPTALFLAAVTVNDGVVLGQFPAERSTNPDQFGMLMEEGNPLKSCLDEAITALKQDGTLAKLEATWLAESTGVPVIK; this is translated from the coding sequence ATGCGCTACGGCACCAGACGCTCCCTGACGCTCAAGGATGCCCGCCAGTCAAAACCGCAACTGCCACACGCGAGGAAAAAGGAAGCCCTCATGATATCGCCGTTGAAACTCATGGCACTTGCTGCCGCCCTATCAGTCAGTGTCAGTGCCAGCACCGCATTCGCCGCCGGACCATGCGCAACCGGCAAGACCCTTCAGGACGGCACCTTGACCATCGCAACCGGCAATCCGGCCTATTTCCCATGGGTCATCGATGATGCACCGGAAAGCGGCAAGGGCTTTGAAGCCGCCGTCGCCTATGCGGTTGCGGACAAGATGGGGTTTGACGCCGACCATGTCAGCTGGGTGCGCGCCTCCTTCGACGAGTCGATCCAGCCCGGTGCCAAGAATTTCGACGTCAACATGCAGCAGTTTTCGATCACGGCCGATCGCGACAAGGTCGTCGATTTCTCCGAACCCTATTACACATCTGCCATGGCCGTACTGACCACCAAGGCGATTGTTGAAGGCGGGGCCAAGCCGACACTGGATTCGCTAAGAAAGCTGAAATGGGGGGCGCAGGCCTCCACCACAGCGGTTCCGATGCTCGTCGGTCTGGTCGACCCTGACAGCGACCCGATGCTCTACAATGACAATGCCGACGTCTCCGCCGCCCTTCAGGCAGGCCAGATCGATGCAGCCCTGTTCGATTTGCCGACAGCGCTGTTCCTGGCCGCGGTTACCGTCAACGACGGCGTCGTGCTGGGCCAGTTCCCGGCAGAGCGCTCGACCAACCCGGACCAGTTCGGCATGTTGATGGAAGAAGGCAATCCGCTGAAATCCTGCCTTGACGAAGCCATCACGGCGCTCAAGCAAGATGGCACTCTGGCCAAACTGGAAGCCACCTGGCTTGCCGAAAGCACTGGCGTACCGGTCATCAAGTAA
- a CDS encoding amino acid ABC transporter permease: MSESKKGPTRRQLHERKLKRRSMILAAISTSVVVAALVILIPLTPGWERVKQSFFNWDIVVRTFPKLLNAFLLDVAIFAWSVPLIAALGLAIALARDVRDPVFYPLRLFGILYTDIFRGVPVVLVVYLIGFGIPGLGLQRPFNSPYLWGTVALVLTYAAYVAEIFRSGIESIHASQRNAALSLGMSPSDTMRFVILPQAIRRVVPAQMNILIALQKDVALLSFIGPVEIFRQAGVFKSLLASFTPYVVAAAIFLVVTIPATRLADHMLAKQNRARS; the protein is encoded by the coding sequence ATGTCGGAAAGTAAAAAGGGGCCAACCCGTCGGCAGCTTCATGAGCGCAAGCTCAAACGCCGTTCGATGATCCTTGCCGCCATTTCCACCAGCGTCGTTGTAGCGGCGCTGGTGATCCTCATCCCGCTGACACCGGGCTGGGAACGGGTCAAGCAGAGCTTCTTCAACTGGGACATCGTCGTCCGCACCTTTCCCAAGCTGCTCAACGCCTTCCTGCTGGATGTGGCGATCTTCGCCTGGTCCGTGCCACTGATTGCCGCCCTCGGCCTTGCCATTGCCCTTGCCCGGGACGTACGCGACCCCGTTTTCTATCCGCTGCGCCTGTTCGGCATTCTCTATACCGACATTTTCCGCGGCGTGCCCGTGGTGCTGGTGGTCTATCTCATCGGCTTTGGCATCCCCGGTCTCGGCCTGCAGCGTCCGTTCAACTCCCCCTATCTGTGGGGCACCGTGGCGTTGGTTCTGACCTATGCCGCCTATGTCGCCGAGATCTTCCGCTCAGGCATCGAAAGCATCCACGCCTCCCAGCGCAACGCCGCCCTGTCGCTTGGCATGTCGCCCTCGGACACCATGCGCTTTGTCATCCTGCCACAGGCAATCCGGCGCGTGGTCCCGGCGCAGATGAATATTCTCATCGCCCTGCAGAAGGACGTGGCGCTGCTGTCCTTCATTGGACCGGTGGAGATTTTCCGTCAGGCCGGCGTGTTCAAGTCGCTTCTGGCCAGCTTCACCCCGTATGTAGTTGCCGCCGCGATTTTTCTTGTTGTTACCATCCCGGCAACGCGGCTGGCTGACCATATGCTCGCCAAGCAAAATCGGGCCCGCTCATGA
- a CDS encoding amino acid ABC transporter ATP-binding protein → MKLQVKNVHKSFGHTKVLNGISLDVAEGEMTCLIGASGSGKSTLLRCINLLEPVDDGEIWLDGAEIADPALDPQPIRQRIGIVFQSFNLFPHMTAEENVMLAPRRIFKTSRDALRPAVEELFDRFGLKDRMHHYPDQLSGGQQQRVAIVRALAMKPEIMLFDEITSALDPELVNEVLQVLKSLKQDGITMVLATHEMAFARDVADKVCFLDKGSILEQGTPADIFSNPRQERTRDFLARVLGPR, encoded by the coding sequence ATGAAACTGCAAGTCAAGAATGTCCATAAATCCTTCGGCCACACCAAGGTGCTCAACGGCATTTCGCTGGATGTTGCCGAAGGCGAGATGACCTGCCTCATCGGCGCATCCGGCTCGGGCAAGTCGACCCTTCTGCGCTGCATCAATCTGCTCGAACCGGTCGATGATGGGGAAATCTGGCTCGACGGTGCCGAGATTGCCGACCCGGCGCTCGACCCTCAGCCGATCCGCCAGCGCATCGGTATTGTTTTCCAGTCATTCAACCTCTTTCCGCACATGACTGCGGAGGAGAATGTGATGCTCGCTCCGCGCCGGATCTTCAAGACGTCCCGCGACGCCTTGCGCCCCGCCGTTGAAGAGTTGTTCGACCGCTTCGGCCTCAAGGACCGGATGCACCACTATCCCGACCAGCTCTCCGGCGGACAACAGCAGCGCGTCGCCATCGTCCGGGCTCTGGCCATGAAACCGGAGATCATGCTGTTTGACGAGATCACTTCGGCGCTCGATCCGGAACTGGTCAATGAGGTTCTGCAGGTGCTCAAATCGCTCAAACAGGACGGCATAACCATGGTGCTGGCCACCCATGAGATGGCATTTGCCCGCGATGTGGCCGACAAGGTCTGCTTTCTGGACAAGGGCAGCATTCTGGAACAGGGGACGCCCGCCGACATCTTCTCCAATCCCAGACAGGAACGCACCCGCGATTTTCTGGCCCGTGTGCTGGGGCCGCGTTGA